The DNA segment CCGCCCATTGCAACTGGCCGTTACTAATAAAATCAAATAAACCACGACCGGCGGTTTTGGCTCCCATATCACCGATATAATGAACACCCACATCCCACTCATAACCGTTTCTATCATAGGCATGAGTAAAGCCACCGGCGGTATAATGCTGCTCAAGCACCAGTACCTTTTTACCCATCTGCGACAACAAAGCTGCCGAGGTTAGCCCCCCATACCTGAGCCAATCACAATCACATCATAGTTATCATCGACACGGTTTGGGCGGTAGCGGGTACCAATTCTTAACGTGCTGGGCTTTAAGCCCTTGGAGGGCTTAGCGGCTGCTTCTGTAGTCATGGTCGACATCCTCATGCATACTCAATTAGTTGAATAATATGCCCACTACTTTATACTCAAATAATTGAATATACAACTGTACTGGCTTATGCTGTCAAAATTACTATAAGCCGTTGAAATAATTGAATAAATGGATCCTGTATGTCACTTAAACACGCCCTGTTAGCCATGCTTGATATCGACAAAGGCTCTGGCTATGACCTGATCAAGCGGTTTGATCAAAGTGTCGCTTTCTTCTGGCCATCCAGTTTTCAGCAGGTTTATAAGGAATTAACCTGGCTTGAGGATAAAGGCTTTATTCTGGCGGAAGCCGTTAACCAACAGGGTAAGCCGGATAAAAAAATTTATCAGGTGACGGATAGCGGTGGTGAGGAATTGCAGCGCTGGTTAAGTTTGCCAGCCAAAGAAATGAAGATTAAGGATACGTTTTTAATCAAGGTCTTTGGCGGCCAACGCAGCACCCCTGAACAACTGCTGGAAGACCTGCATCGGCAGCAGCGACAACATAAAGAAAATCTGGCCAGCTATAAAACCATTGCCCACAATCTAAAACAACTTAGCCCCGCCAAATTTAAACAATACGCCCTCCCCTATCAAACACTAAAGCTGGGTATTCGGTTTGAAGAAACCTGGTTAGAGTGGAGCGAAGAAACCGAGCTGTTGTTAAGCCGTGGAGATATTGGGTAAATTATTGTGAGCAGTGGCACTCTACAACTGCTGCTCTGTTTATTCCTTGGCTAACAGACGAGCCATAGCGCAAAGCCCTTGCTTTTTCCTCTTAAAGTGCAACACTGTTGCACTGGATCCCCCTTTAGGCTGTGTAAACAATAACGCCCAATCATTGTTACGCCCTTGCCTTGTATTAATACTTATTCTTCAAACGGACATGGAATTTAATTATGATCAATAACCCTATCAAGCGCCGGTCAATACACGCTTTCTCACTACCCCTAATGGGATTATCCACAGCAGTGCTTATGTCGCCTTCTATAGCACTGGCAGAATCTGAAATTGCCTGGATGATGGGCGGGCAAATTAGCCATAAAACACAAGAGCTGGATCAATTACTGGATAGCGAACTGTCTTTTAAAGTGGTCAGTTTAACCGCCAGAGCCGGCTATCGTGATTTTTATGCCGCGGTAAATCTCTCCCAGTCATTTGATGATGCCGATGTTAGCGAAGAGGGAGAAACAGGCGATGCCAGCCGTGAGGATTACGATATTACTCTAGGCTGGAATATCACTCCCGAATTTACCGTCTTTGGCGGCTATAAAACCGGTGAAACTGAAATAGACTTTAAAGCACGCGACTCGGTTATTGAAGATGCCGAAGGTGATATCACCGCTGCTTTTACCGATACCTTTGAAGAGTCTGGCCTATTCGTTGGCGTGGGTTATGGCATTTCCCTCGGCACTGCCGGGCAGTTGGGGTTTAGTATTGCCTATGCCGATATGGACGCCGACAATGACCTCACTGGCACACCGGATGAAGGCGATATGGATGAAGAGGACGATGTTGATTTTGATGATCTAACCGGTACATTCAGCGGTGATGTCAGTGGCTACAGTGCGGCTGCTCAATGGAGTATTCCACTGAGCGACAGTCTCGTCTATCAGGCAATTATCCGCTATAACAGCTATGAGCAAGAAATTGACGATACTGTGCAGGGTGTAAAAGTGAGCTTTGATGTCGATGAGCGTTTTTATGAAATGGGCATGGGCCTGTTATACGTTTTTTAACGCCAGACTATTAGCCATTGGATAAATAATCCAAGCCTCCCTATATCTGGCTTATAGCCTGATATAGGGAAGTTAATTAAGCAAGCGCATCCTCGGCTACAAAGTATTTAGGATCTTCGATCACATTCACTTCAACCATATTGCCAGCCTTTTTCAATAGCTTGCGACACTCTGCACTTAAATGCACCAGGTGCAGGGTTTTACCTGCATTAACATAGCGCTCCGCTAAAGTATCTATAGCCTCTAGCCCCGAATGATCGGCCACTCTTGAACGGGCAAAATCAATCACCACATCATCGTTATCCGTGCTGGGGTCAAAGTGCTCAAGGAAAGAGGTAACCGAACCAAAAAACAGCGGGCCCGTTACGGCATAAACCGTAGAGCCTTTATGATCTTCTTTGGACTCGATGCGGATATGCTTGGCGTGATCCCAGGCAAATACCAGCGCAGAAACAATCACACCGACAACAACCGCCACCGCTAAATCCGTTGCGACGGTCACACCCGATACGGTAATCAGGATTAGCGCGTCACTGCGGGGGACTTTGCGCAGAATCCGGAAGCTACTCCACTCAAAGGTACCAATCACCACAATAAACATAACGCCAATCAATGCAGCCAGAGGAATTTTTTCAATCAGCGCTGAGCCCACCAGAATAAATAATAATAGGGACAGTGCAGCGGTAATACCGGAGAGGCGACCACGGCCACCGGAATTCACATTAATCATGCTTTGGCCAATCATCGCACAACCACCCATACCACCGAACATACCGGTGACGGTATTGGCAACACCCTGACCGATACACTCTTTATTACCGCGGCCGCGGGATTCAGTGATTTCATCTACCAGACGCAAGGTCAGCAAAGACTCAATCAAACCAATCGCCGCCAGAATAATCGAGTAAGGCAGGATGATCCAAAACGTCTCAAAACTAAACGGCACGGAAGGAATATGGAAAGTCGGCAGGCCACCTTTGATAGAGGCCACATCGCCTACAACGCGGGTATTTAAATCCAGCCCAAAGACCAATAAGGTCACCGCCACAATCGCTACCAGCGACGACGGAACCGCAGTGGTGAGTTTTGGCAGGAAGTGAATAATCATCATGGTGATGGTCACCAGGCCTAGCAACATATACAGCTGATCGCCTTCCAGCCAGGCCACATCGACAATCGAGCCTTCCATAAAGGTGCCATTTAACCAACCCGGCTCACCGGCAACACCAAACTGGCTTAACTGGGCCAGGAAAATCACAATCGCCAGGCCATTAACAAAACCCAACATAACCGGGTGTGGCACCATACGGATAAATTTACCCAGCTTTAAGACACCCGCCAGTATTTGCAAAAAGCCCATCAATACGACGGTAGCAAATAGATACTCAACACCATGGTCGGCAACCAGAGTCACCATCACCACGGCCAAGGCACCGGTTGCACCCGAAATCATACCCGGACGACCACCAATACAGGCGGTGATCAGACCCACCATAAACGCGGCATATAAGCCCACCAGCGGCTCAACACCCGCCACAAAAGCAAAGGCGACCGCCTCCGGCACCAGCGCCAGGGCAACGGTTAAGCCCGATAGCACATCATTTTTTACAGTGGCGACTTTACTTGGGTGAAACTCAAACATGTCATACTCTCAATCATGGCAAAAGCAGGCGCCTCACACGTAAAGTATGGCTCCTGACTAAAACAGGTTCTCTAATCGGCAGGAATTGTTGTTATAGGCCTTAGAAGGGTCGCGCATTCTAGCGAAAAGCCACCCCAAATTCAATGCAGCCCTTTAATGGCATAGCCCGCACCACTTTGAGTCAGCACCATAACGACATTAAGCGAAGCCCAACAAAGCTGGGGATTTTGTGTATAATGTCCCCCGATTGTTAATAAAGGCCCCTTTTCCATGGCAGCCAAACCAAAAACCGCAGCGTCAAAGAAGAAACAGCCAGACGCTAGCGAAACATCCCTTTCGATTGAAGAACAGACCGCGGCGTTTTTAAAAGCCGGTGGCGCTATTGAGCAAATTGAGTCCGGTGTCAGCGGCCAACAAAGCATGGCCGGGCCCAAGCACATTACGTTAAGCAATAAGCCAAAAAGCGAGTAAGCGCCACAAGGCTTCACCACAGCACTTTTTCAAAGACACTAAAAAGGCGAGCCTATAGCTCGCCTTTTTTCGTGTTTTCAGTGCCTTATTTTCAGGGCTATTGCAGTATCTAGCTACCAATCTTGCAGCTCTTCGGCACCCTCTTTACCCTCAACAACCGTATGGTAAAGCTCCAGAACATGGACTTTATCGCAGCCAACATAACCCTCACAGCCCGCACGATCCTTTTCCTTACCAAACCAAACCGCCACATCACCTTGCTGGGCCGCGGGGCCCAGATATTTGGCAGGGATATTAAACATATAAAAAGGTCGCTTGCCCTCACACAGTATTTTGATGGAATCAGGCGCCACCGTATAGCTGCTCAGCTTATAGTTACCGCGATCCGTCTTAAGATGAATATCGTCGGCATGCTCCCAGTCGCAGCTTTTCCCATCGACCAGAGCTTCTGAG comes from the Oceanicoccus sagamiensis genome and includes:
- a CDS encoding PadR family transcriptional regulator translates to MSLKHALLAMLDIDKGSGYDLIKRFDQSVAFFWPSSFQQVYKELTWLEDKGFILAEAVNQQGKPDKKIYQVTDSGGEELQRWLSLPAKEMKIKDTFLIKVFGGQRSTPEQLLEDLHRQQRQHKENLASYKTIAHNLKQLSPAKFKQYALPYQTLKLGIRFEETWLEWSEETELLLSRGDIG
- a CDS encoding SulP family inorganic anion transporter, which gives rise to MFEFHPSKVATVKNDVLSGLTVALALVPEAVAFAFVAGVEPLVGLYAAFMVGLITACIGGRPGMISGATGALAVVMVTLVADHGVEYLFATVVLMGFLQILAGVLKLGKFIRMVPHPVMLGFVNGLAIVIFLAQLSQFGVAGEPGWLNGTFMEGSIVDVAWLEGDQLYMLLGLVTITMMIIHFLPKLTTAVPSSLVAIVAVTLLVFGLDLNTRVVGDVASIKGGLPTFHIPSVPFSFETFWIILPYSIILAAIGLIESLLTLRLVDEITESRGRGNKECIGQGVANTVTGMFGGMGGCAMIGQSMINVNSGGRGRLSGITAALSLLLFILVGSALIEKIPLAALIGVMFIVVIGTFEWSSFRILRKVPRSDALILITVSGVTVATDLAVAVVVGVIVSALVFAWDHAKHIRIESKEDHKGSTVYAVTGPLFFGSVTSFLEHFDPSTDNDDVVIDFARSRVADHSGLEAIDTLAERYVNAGKTLHLVHLSAECRKLLKKAGNMVEVNVIEDPKYFVAEDALA